A region of the Desulfobaccales bacterium genome:
CATCCTGGCCAGCATCCCCCTGGTCATCGGCTTCGTGGGCGGTTATGCCGGGGGCAATAAGAAGCAGGCCTTTTTCTATTCCCTCACTTTCGTGGTGGGGTTAGCCGTGGTCATGTCCGTCCTGGGCGCGATGGCGGCGCTGATGGGCACCATGTTCGGCGATGTGGGGACCTACTTGTATTTCGTGGTGGCGGTCATCCTCATCGTCATGGGGCTGCAATTGTCCGGTCTCATCAACCTGAAAATGGGTGGAGCCTCACAGAAATTCTTACCCCAGCGCACCGGCCTGGTGGGGGCCTTGATCCTGGGGATGTTGTTCGGGCTGGTACTGTCGCCCTGCGCCTCCCCGGTGCTGGCGGTGATCCTGACCCTGGCCGCAGTCAAGGGCGAGGTGGCTTACGGCAGCACTTTGCTCTTTGCCTACGCCTTGGGACAGGGGACTCTGATCCTGGTGGCCGGGACGTTCACCGGGGTGATCGAGAGTTACTTGCAATCTAAAAGCGCCAAGGTGGGGACCATGATCCAAAAAGCGGCCGGTGGCCTGATCTTCTTTGCCGGCTGCTACATCTTGTTCCAGGGAATCAGGAATTGGTAATTTTGAGGTA
Encoded here:
- a CDS encoding cytochrome c biogenesis protein CcdA; the encoded protein is MAWSESLGQVMQTRPVLAYGASYLGGVIATASPCILASIPLVIGFVGGYAGGNKKQAFFYSLTFVVGLAVVMSVLGAMAALMGTMFGDVGTYLYFVVAVILIVMGLQLSGLINLKMGGASQKFLPQRTGLVGALILGMLFGLVLSPCASPVLAVILTLAAVKGEVAYGSTLLFAYALGQGTLILVAGTFTGVIESYLQSKSAKVGTMIQKAAGGLIFFAGCYILFQGIRNW